A part of Bosea sp. (in: a-proteobacteria) genomic DNA contains:
- the ligA gene encoding NAD-dependent DNA ligase LigA, translated as MAASNLPAPNLPASSPAEPAPSEDAAARRAAAPDTLDPVAAEAEHGDLLRLIAEADEAYHGQDTPVMSDAAYDGLRRRAETIEALFPALKAKGLALKVGARAQERFPKVRHRVPMLSLANSFSQADVAEFVGRVRSFLGLGPGEPVAFVAEPKIDGLSLSLRYEKGQLVQAATRGDGEEGEDVTANARTISEIPRQLAGAVPAVFEVRGEVYLGHADFAAINARQREAGEREFANPRNAAAGSLRQLDARITASRPLRFFAYAWGAHEALPAETQFGVVEAFRSWGLPVNPLTLRCDGVEALLAHYAAIEAQRAMLGYDIDGVVYKVDRIDLQRRLGFVGRAPRWATAHKFPAEKARTLVEGIDIQVGRTGALTPVAKLKPVTVGGVVVSNATLHNADEIARLDVRIGDMVVVQRAGDVIPQVVEVVAEQRPASAEAYVFPHVCPCDLKTEVVRETTAAGLESVVRRCTGEFACPYQRIEHLKHFASRRAFDIEGLGDKQIEFFFEKGLIREPADIFTLATRDGAEGNLQRIRNFEGFGEVSTRKLFAAIGERRAIQLERLIFALGIRHVGETTAKMLARAYGSWSAFDAACMRIAVGDAEAAAEMDAIDQIGESVIAAVRSYFAEAHNRAIVDRLAAQLTIVDAERSASDSPVAGKTVVFTGSLEKMTRDEAKAMAERLGAKVSGSVSRKTDLVVAGPGAGSKLKAAAELGVAVIDEDAWLALVGG; from the coding sequence ATGGCCGCCTCCAACCTGCCCGCTCCCAACCTGCCCGCCTCATCGCCTGCTGAACCCGCACCTTCGGAGGATGCGGCTGCGCGCCGCGCCGCCGCGCCCGATACGCTCGATCCCGTCGCGGCGGAGGCGGAGCATGGCGATCTGTTGCGCCTGATCGCTGAGGCCGACGAGGCCTATCACGGGCAGGACACGCCGGTGATGAGCGATGCGGCCTATGATGGCTTGCGCCGCCGCGCCGAAACCATCGAGGCGCTGTTTCCGGCGCTCAAGGCGAAGGGGCTGGCGCTCAAGGTCGGCGCCAGGGCGCAGGAGCGCTTTCCCAAGGTGCGCCATCGTGTGCCGATGCTCTCGCTCGCCAACAGCTTCAGCCAAGCTGATGTGGCGGAGTTCGTGGGCCGGGTGCGCTCCTTCCTCGGGCTTGGGCCGGGGGAGCCTGTGGCTTTCGTCGCCGAGCCGAAGATCGACGGGCTGTCGCTCTCGCTGCGCTATGAGAAGGGCCAGCTCGTGCAGGCCGCGACGCGCGGTGACGGCGAAGAGGGCGAGGATGTCACGGCCAATGCCCGGACGATAAGCGAGATCCCGCGCCAGCTTGCCGGCGCTGTGCCGGCTGTCTTCGAGGTGCGCGGCGAGGTCTATCTCGGCCATGCCGATTTCGCCGCGATCAATGCCCGCCAGCGCGAGGCGGGCGAGCGGGAGTTCGCCAACCCGCGCAATGCGGCGGCAGGCAGCCTGCGCCAGCTCGATGCGCGGATCACGGCATCACGGCCGCTGCGCTTCTTCGCCTATGCCTGGGGCGCGCATGAGGCGCTGCCGGCGGAAACGCAGTTCGGCGTCGTCGAAGCGTTCCGATCCTGGGGGCTGCCGGTCAACCCGCTGACCTTGCGCTGCGATGGGGTGGAAGCGCTGCTGGCGCATTATGCCGCCATCGAGGCGCAGCGCGCCATGCTCGGCTATGACATCGACGGCGTGGTCTACAAGGTGGACCGCATCGATCTTCAGCGCCGGCTCGGCTTTGTGGGGCGTGCGCCGCGATGGGCGACGGCGCACAAGTTTCCGGCCGAGAAGGCGCGCACCCTGGTCGAGGGCATCGACATCCAGGTGGGCCGCACCGGCGCGCTCACGCCCGTCGCCAAGCTGAAGCCGGTGACGGTCGGCGGCGTCGTGGTCTCGAACGCGACCTTGCACAATGCCGACGAGATCGCGCGGCTGGATGTGCGCATCGGTGACATGGTGGTGGTGCAGCGCGCGGGCGACGTGATCCCGCAGGTTGTCGAGGTGGTGGCGGAGCAGCGCCCGGCAAGCGCCGAGGCCTATGTCTTCCCGCATGTCTGCCCGTGCGATCTGAAAACGGAGGTGGTCCGGGAGACGACGGCGGCCGGCTTGGAGAGCGTGGTGCGCCGCTGCACGGGCGAGTTCGCCTGCCCTTACCAGCGCATCGAGCACCTCAAGCATTTCGCCTCCCGCCGCGCCTTCGACATCGAGGGGCTGGGCGACAAGCAGATCGAGTTTTTCTTCGAGAAGGGGCTGATCCGCGAGCCTGCCGACATCTTCACCCTCGCGACGCGCGATGGCGCCGAGGGCAATCTCCAGCGTATCCGCAACTTCGAGGGCTTCGGCGAGGTTTCGACGCGCAAGCTCTTCGCGGCGATCGGGGAGCGGCGGGCCATCCAGCTCGAGCGGCTCATCTTCGCGCTCGGCATCCGCCATGTCGGCGAGACGACGGCCAAGATGCTGGCCCGCGCCTATGGCTCATGGTCAGCCTTTGACGCCGCGTGCATGCGTATCGCAGTCGGCGATGCCGAGGCGGCGGCGGAGATGGACGCGATCGACCAGATCGGGGAGAGCGTGATCGCGGCGGTGCGCAGCTACTTCGCCGAGGCCCATAATCGCGCCATCGTGGACCGGCTGGCGGCGCAGCTCACCATTGTCGATGCCGAGCGGTCTGCATCGGATTCGCCGGTTGCGGGCAAGACTGTGGTGTTCACCGGATCGCTGGAAAAGATGACGCGCGACGAGGCCAAGGCGATGGCCGAGCGGCTGGGGGCCAAGGTGTCGGGCTCGGTCTCCAGGAAGAC